The DNA segment ATATGGGCGCGACGCTCCATGCCTTGCGGAACATGGGCGTCACCGTCAGCGAAGAGCCCGGCGGCGTCCGCGTTGCTGCCGACGGGGCGCTGAAGCCGGTCAACCTCACCACTGCCCCCTATCCCGGGCTCGCCACCGATATGCAGGCGCAGCTCATGAGCCTCCTCACCCGCGCGGAGGGCGCGAGCGTTCTGACCGAGACCATCTTCGAAAACCGCTACATGCACGTGCCCGAGTTGACACGGATGGGCGCGGATATCTCGGTCTCGGGCCGGACCGCCGTGGTGCGCGGGCCCGCGCGGCTGACCGGCGCGGCGGTGATGGCGACCGATCTGCGCGCCTCGATGAGCCTTATCATTGCCGCGCTCGCGGCGGCGGGGACCAGCGAGGTGCGGCGCATCTATCACCTCGACCGCGGCTACGAGCGGCTGGAAGAGAAGCTGCAGGTGGTGGGCGCCGACATCACCCGGGTGGGCGACGAGTAAAAACGGGAACAACCGCCTCGCTGACACGTCGTCCCCGCGACATCGTTTCAGCGAAGGACTGTTTCATGATCAAGCTGCTTGCGCTCGCGGGCCTCGGCTATGCCGGATACCGCTATTACCAGAACCAGAGTTCCGGCTCCTCGGTCGCCTTTGCCGGCAACCAGAGCGGGAAGACGATCCGCGATGCCGGGCCCGAAGCCATGCGCAGCGAGCCGACGCGCGCCTGGACCAAGACCGACGAAGAAAGCGACCAGAGCTTCCCGGCCAGCGACCCGCCGGCGAACTACTGACCGCTTTCAGCGCCTGACGAGGCGTCAGCAGGGGCGGCGGGGGAAACCTCGCCGGCCTTCGCTTGTGCCGCGACCAGCCAGCAGCGGATCGCCCCCGCGAGACCGGGGGCGGGATCGGCCTTGATCCGCTCGCCATCGATGCGCGCGACAAGCTGCGCCATCGCAATCCCCTCACGCGCGGCCGCTGCCTTGAGCAAGTCCCAGAACAGGGGTTCGAGGCTGATCGAGGTCTTGTGGCCGTGGATCGCGAGCGAGCGTTTTACCGGGGGGTGGTAGGGGGTGGTCACGGCTTCGGCCGTGCGCGCTTGTCGATCAGGACGCCTTGCTGCCACCCACGCGGCGACCTGTCGGTGCGGTGTATGCAGCCCGACCAGCAGCAGGGCCGCCGCTTGCCTTCGGAGAGGCTTTCGACGATCCGGGCGATTCGGCGCGCGCGCGTCGCGGGCTTCTTGGCGTCTTCGATCCAGCAGATGAATTCGTTGCGGGCGATGGAGGTGAGGCTGGTCCATAGGTTCAACGTATCGGGCGCAGCGCAGATCGCGGCTTCGACGTCGGGGGCGGCGGTGTGGACGCTGCCTTGAGGAAAGTTGGGCATCCGGCCCCTTTAGCCTAAGGTTGGGCGACGGCGAAGCCGCCGCCCGTGACGCCGACCGGGCTTGGCGGGTGAGCCGCCAACCCGTCGGCCGCGCCGGGGGCGCCAGTGGCCACGGTCAATACATATGCTGCCCGCCATTGATGCTCATTGTCGAGCCGGTGACGAAAGCGGCCTTGTCGCTGCACAGGAAGCTCACGCCGCGCGCGATTTCCTCCGCCTGGCCCAGCCGGCCGACGGGGATCTTGGCGACGATCTTCTCCAGCACCGGCGGCGGGACTGCGGCGACCATGTCGGTGTCGATATAGCCCGGCGCGATCGCGTTGACGGTGATGCCGAAGCGCGCGCCTTCCTGCGCCAGCGCCTTGGTGAAGCCGTGGATGCCGCTCTTGGCCGCGGCGTAGTTCACCTGCCCGTATTGCCCCGCCTGCCCGTTAATGCTGCCGATATTGACCACCCGGCCCCAGCCGCGATCCTTCATGCCCGAAAAGGTCGCCTTGGCCATGTTGAAGCAGCCGCCGAGATTGATCCGCATCACCTCGTGCCAGTCGTCATAGCTCATCTTGAGCAAAGTGCCGTCGCGGGTGATCCCGGCGTTGTTCACCACCACGTCGACCGGGCCGACCTCCGCTGCCACCCGCTCGCATCCGGCGAGGCAGGCAGCATGATCGCCGACGTCCCATTTGTAGGCAGCGATGCCGGTCTCGTCGCTGAAAGCACGCGCCTTTTCTTCGTTGCCGGCGTAATTGGCGACGACAGTGAAGCCGTCCTCGCGCAAAGCCTCGCAAATGGCGCGGCCGATGCCGCGTGTCCCGCCCGTGACGATGGCCACTCTGCCCATAAGTCCGCTCTCCCAAGCTTGCCGTAGCGTTTCTCGCTATCGACCCCTCGGCCTAGGGCCGAGTGACGCGCAGGGTAAAGGGAGAATCGGCGCAGAAGCGCCCATCGCGAACCCCTATGCCGTTCCGCCCGGTTCCTATGAGGTGCTCGGAACTGGGACGACGGCAACGGGCACACGGCGTGCGCGAAGGGACGGTAGATCTACGAAGTCAAAGAGCAAGCCGACGAATCGACAAGCTCAATACTGGGCCAAACTGGCATTGATGTCAAGGAAAAAGAACCAAATAGGATTCCTGTCCGCGGCATCCTATTGCGGTCAGAACCGGAGCTGGGTTCCGACATAAACCGCCTGATCGTCGGCGACACCGTCAGTCAGCGGGGCGATCCGGTTGCGATCCTGCGAAACGCGCACGCCGGCGGTTACGTCGAGGTTCTTCAAGACCCGATATGCGCCGCCCAGCTGCACCGATTGCTCGCCCGCGCCGTCGAGCGTGCGCGGGGCGCGGCCGAGATCGTTCGCATCCTCGAAGGCGATGCGCGGCTGGAAGCGCGAGGGCTTGCCCGGCTTGCCCGCATCGATCCGGAAGGCCGCGATATCGGGAAGCCCGGCGTCGCGAATGCCGCCCGGCATCGCCAGCGCGCGCGGCAGTGGCGCTGCGGCGAAGCTGGTGAAACCGCGCGCCGTGCCCAGATTATAGCGCGTGGGCGCGATCGCCAGCGGCAGATCGAGTGCGGCGGCGCGCGTGCCCAAGGACCCTTCGGCAAGCGTGCGGCGCACGGTGATGGCGCGCGCGGTGGCATGATCGACGCGCACCGCCATGGTCACCACCCGGTCCCCCCGCGGCGGGCGCGCGGCGGGAGTGAAGCGAAGCGATTGGAGACCAAGGGTAGCTGCGACCCGGCGCGCGAGCGCGGGATCGACATTGGCGGGGGTGAACACGATATGTCCTGGCGCAAGGCCGTCTTGAACGGCAGGGGCAAGGCTGCCGACCGCCGCGGCGCCGGCCACCGGCGCCAGCGCGACCAATCCGGCAGCCGCCAGCAGTGCGGGAACCACCCGCAAACCGCCAACCTTGCCAATGTCGCGACGCATTGCAGCCAAACCCCGTTTGCCTCGCCCCGAACTATAGACCCCGATCAGAGTGAACGGTTCCTGATCCTGCCCCGGGCGCGCGTTCCTTTGCAAGGAGATAGGCAGCCTTGCCGAGTCTCCAAACGAGATTCCACGGCCCGGCGCGCATTGGCGGCCAAGTGTGGCGCTTGTGCACCGTTCCCGCCGCGATCCCATCGATTCGCGCCGCGCGGTTCACGGGCCGTTCAATGCCTTTCGGGCCTTCCGCTTGTAGAGACGGCGCGCCCGGCTATAGAGCGTGTCAGCCGAGAAACGAGGATACCCATGCACCGTTCCGCCCCCTTCGCTCACCGCTCGCGCGCCGCTCTCGCCGTGGCGGCGATCGCTGCGCTGGCCGCCT comes from the Qipengyuania sediminis genome and includes:
- a CDS encoding ribbon-helix-helix domain-containing protein, with product MTTPYHPPVKRSLAIHGHKTSISLEPLFWDLLKAAAAREGIAMAQLVARIDGERIKADPAPGLAGAIRCWLVAAQAKAGEVSPAAPADASSGAESGQ
- a CDS encoding YdeI/OmpD-associated family protein — protein: MPNFPQGSVHTAAPDVEAAICAAPDTLNLWTSLTSIARNEFICWIEDAKKPATRARRIARIVESLSEGKRRPCCWSGCIHRTDRSPRGWQQGVLIDKRARPKP
- the phbB gene encoding acetoacetyl-CoA reductase, which translates into the protein MGRVAIVTGGTRGIGRAICEALREDGFTVVANYAGNEEKARAFSDETGIAAYKWDVGDHAACLAGCERVAAEVGPVDVVVNNAGITRDGTLLKMSYDDWHEVMRINLGGCFNMAKATFSGMKDRGWGRVVNIGSINGQAGQYGQVNYAAAKSGIHGFTKALAQEGARFGITVNAIAPGYIDTDMVAAVPPPVLEKIVAKIPVGRLGQAEEIARGVSFLCSDKAAFVTGSTMSINGGQHMY